The sequence below is a genomic window from Nostoc flagelliforme CCNUN1.
AAGACTATAAGCACGCCCATCAGCAAATTTTAGTTACTGACCGATGGATTATTGATGGGTTTGGTTGCATGGAAACCCTCTGGCTACGACTTCACGAGGCGGATACTCTAGTTTTTATCGATTTACCGCTATATGTGCATGGCTGGTGGGTAACTAAACGACTAATCACAGGTTACTTTAAACCGCCAGAAGGCTGGCCCTCCAATAGTCCAATATTAAGGAGTTCACTTAGTAGCTACCGCGTGCTTTGGTTGTGTCACAAATATTTAACCCCAAAATATCGTGAGTATATCGAGCAGGCTCAAAGCATCAAAAATGTTTATCACATTCGCTCGACTAAACAAATTTCGCAATTTTTTGAATTAATTTAGGACTTACGCATTGACAAGAAATACCAAATATGAAACAAGGTTAAAAACTATATCTTTCATAAGGGCACAGCATTGCTGTGCCCCTACAGCATGGTTTATTGACCATCGCAGGATAATTAAAAAAAGCCTGAAAACTTCCTCAATATAGGTAATGCACATCACAATGCATTTGTACAGTGACTAAGTCCTATCGGTGTTGAATCAGATTTTTTAATAGTTGTCTAACTTTTTAATATCAGTAAGTTATCTTGAAACCAGCTGACATTTGCTAGCAAGTATGTGTAAAGTAATTGAGAGTCAATCACTATATCTAATTTTTGACACATCTATCTATGGTTAGAAAAACTCAACGCCTTTTGCTGCTGGTTGTTTGCTGTAGTATAACTGGTGTAATTTTAGGAGGTACTGCCGGTTGGGCAGAAAGTAGTCTCTGCCTGGAAGACAGTAAGGTTACAAGTGAGTGTCTAACCCAAGATCCGATCCAAAAAACTATCCAAGGAATGAGTACTGGATTGGTAGCTGGGGCTGGGGCCGCTTGCGGTGCAGCATGGCAGTTACGGCATGAAGATTGAGTGTGTGAACTACTACTAACCCGGAGTTCCGGGTTAGACCCAACTTCTGTACTAAAATCCTAATTTATGTAGCTTTGGAAGAATACCGATCTATTAATGCACGAGCAAATTTCTAGTGTTGTTCAGCTAGATGTTGAGGAGAGATGAACTGAGCATTGCCCATGAAGCGGTACACCCAGCGACAAAACTCCTCCAGCGATCGCTTAGGCAATTTAACAATGTAATCTACGTAAGTAGGTTTACCATTTTTCCCTTTGGCCCTAGTTTGATATTTTGCCTAGGATGTTGCTTGTCGCTTCTCGCCCTCTTGGATAAATTATAATCTTCAATTTATAACTTAATATTTCCTAGTTAAAAATGATACTATAGGAATATGTTCTTCAGTGACAGTGAAGGAGCATACATTTCTATAAATTATTAAAAAAATATGAATTTTAAAAAAATAAACTATAAAAATATTATTTCTCTTGGCGATCTCGGATCATTAGCAGGATCAGTTGAATCTCAACGTTCAAAAAAACACAGAAGAAGCAGCAAGAAAACTGCAACAATAGCAAGCCGGGTCTTATTGAAAATAAAAAATTTCCTTAGACGTAACCGCTTATAACTATTGGAAAAATTCTGGAGATTACTTGCAAGAGAGAAGCAATAAGTAATAATTGAAATAATAAAGCCTACCGTATATACACAGTAGGCTTTTCTCTTAGCTCTACTCTCCCCTCACTGCCCACTAAGAGGCTATTTATAAAGTAAATCTAAAAGCCAGGAGAAAGAAGCGATGATAACGATAAGATACTTTATGTACGGTGTATTTACATAGATAATTGGTCATGGTGCGAAAGTCTTACCCCACAGATTTAACTGATATAGAGTGGGAAATCTTGGCTCCCTTGATTCCACCAGCTAAAGAAGGAGGACATCCACGCACAACAGATATGCGTGAAATATGCAATGCCATCTATTATCATTTGAAAACTGGATGTCAATGGAATATGCAACAGGCGTGACTTCCCGCCAAGCTCAACGGTATACAGCTATTACCGTAAATGGCAGCGCAAGGGAGTTTGGGAAAAATTAAACCATACGCTGCGTGGTCAAGTTCGCATAAAATTAGGTAGGTCAATACAACCAAGTGCGTTAGCGAAGCTCGCCGTAGGCATCGCAGCAGATAGTCAGTCGGTAAAAACGACTGAAAAAAGGGGGATGTCTACGGCTTTGATGGTGGCAAGCTAGTCAAAGGAAGAAAACGCCAAACAATCGTTGATAGCCTTGGGCTATTGCTCAAAGTGATTGTGAGCGAAGGCAACGCTCCTGAAAGAGTGCTTGCAGCCTATGCCTTGATGGAGCTGGTGGAAGAACGCCCAGAATTATTGGAAAAAGTTGAAGTTTTATGGGTTGACTCGGGGTATGACGGCGATAAGTTTGCGCTGGCTGTTTGGTTGATGATTCAAGCTCATGTTGAGGTCATCCGCCGTACTGATAAAGAATTTGAAGTTTTACCCAAGCGTTGGGTAGTAGAAAGAACATTCGGTTGGTAAAACCTGTACCATCGTTTGAGTAAGGATTATGAACGTCTGACTGAAATGAGCGAAGCTGCCATATATGCCGTTATGACTCGTATTATGTTACGGCGTCTAGCCGTCTAAAGATTTACTTTATAAATGGTCTCTAATTGTCTAGAGTGAATCCCCGAAATCCCCAGAGTATCAGTATTCCTCATCGCGGAGGATATTTACAAGTGATCGCACAATAATCGACGACAGCAAGGCATTGTTTGATTACTGGCATAACCGAGTTCGGCTGAAAAACTATGAGTTAATTGCAACTCCTGGACATGTCAAAACCCAGGATCATTGTCTAACTGTGCTATCCGTTACAGCTAACACTTAGCTGCAACAGACTGAATCGATATCTGGGTTGGGATGCAAAGAAGTAAGCCTATGGGCGCATTTGCATTCTTGGTAGCTTATAGAGAATAATCACAAATAAAGCAGCTTTAGCCTCTTCGTGCGAGATAATAAATATAAAATATGGCGATCGCAATCGATTTTGGTACTAGCAACACAGTCATTGCTCGTTGGAACCCTGTAACCCAACAGCCAGAAACCCTGAATCTACCAGGTTTATCAATTAAACAAAGCCTCAATCCGCCACTGATTCCCAGCTTGGTTTATGTTGAAGACGCAACCCAAAATCAAGTCTTAGTCGGGCAACAAGTACGCGATCGCGGTCTTGACCTCAAGGGCGAAACGCGATTTTTCCGCAGCTTCAAGCGGGGTATTGGTGCAGATATCCAAGGTTTCTTACCTGAACTAGATGGGCAAATTGTCACCTTTGAGCAAGTAGGGCAATGGTTCCTCACCAAAGTAATTGAAGAACTAGCACCCCTGGAAGGAGGGTTAGACTCTCTAGTGTTAACCGTACCCGTAGACAGTTTTGAAGCTTATCGTCACTGGTTGGGGAAAGTTTGTCAAGCCCTCCCGGTAGAACAGGTGCGGATGCTAGATGAACCCACAGCCGCCGCCTTGGGTTATGGTTTGGCAGATCAAGAAATTCTCTTGGTGATTGACTTTGGCGGTGGCACTTTGGATTTATCTCTTGTCCGGTTGGATCAAGGCGTGCAAGCAACCACAAAGCCGCTCGGATTTCTCCTCAAGTGGGGTAATAAGTCTCTGGCTGAAGATTCAAAACAAAAAGTAAAAACTGCCCGTGTATTGGCGAAAGCTGGGCAAAATTTGGGCGGTACTGATATTGATAATTGGTTGGTAGATTACTTTGCCAAAACTCAAGAATTGGCGATAAGTCCATTGACAACAAGATTGGCAGAACGGGTAAAAATTCAGCTATCAACTCAAAATCAAGCTAGTGAAGTTTATTTTGATGATGAGACATTTGAAAGTTATGAACTGGAACTAAACCGGGACACTTTTGAAAATATCCTCAAAGAACATGCATTTTTTGAATTATTAGATGAGTCGATGACGACGCTGTTGCAGCAAGCAAGACGTCAAGGAATAGAACTTCCAGATATCAATGCAGTTTTATTAGTTGGTGGGACAGTGCAATTACCAGCAGTGCAGACATGGATCAAACAGTATTTTGAGCCAGAAAAAATCCGTTGCGAACGTCCCTTTGAAGCGATCGCTCAAGGTGCATTACAGTTAGCACAAGGGATACAAATCAAAGACTTTCTGTATCATAGTTATGGTATCCGCTACTGGGATCGCCGCAATCAGCGTCACAAATGGCATTCTCTGATTAAAGCTGGACAAGCATACCCAATGAGTCAGCCAGTGGAATTAGTCTTAGGCGCTTCACTAGAAAATCAGCCCAGCATTGAACTAATTATGGGAGAATTGGGAGCAGATACGGGTAGTACTGAAGTTTATTTTGATGGCGATCGCTTAATTACTCGCCGTATGGACAATACTGAAACCAGCGTCAAACCTCTCAACGATCAAGAAGGCGCGAGGACAATTGCCCAACTGACACCAGCCGGATATCCTGGAAGCGATCGTATAAAAATTCTCTTTCAAGTTGATGAGCAACGGTTTTTGCGAATCACCGTTGAAGACTTATTAACGAATGATACGCTGTTGGAAAATCAACTTGTGGCACAGTTGAGTTAATTAACTAAAAGGATTTAAAAGTGGGATACCGCAACCGTCGAAATCCCGGATGTTGCGCGTTACTAAAGTCAATTGATGAATTTGAGCAGTAGCAGCAATCATCATATCTGCTTGGGTGTGTGTTTTCCCACTTAATCTTAGTTGACCTCGCAATTCACCGGAGCGTTTGGCAATTTCAATGGTGATAGGCAATACTTGACAGTCATTTTCCAAAAAACTTTCAAACCATATTTGAATTCTAGGATTAGGCTTGGATGTCAGTCCGTAAAATATTTCTTCAACGGTGATTGCACTCAGAACTATTGAGGAAACTTTTTCTGCCCATTTCACTACACCAGAGTTAGGTTGTAGTCTTACTAATTCGCTGATAATGTTAGTGTCACACAGAAAAGTCATCGATGGCATCAGCAAAAGGGTTAAGACGGTCTTGGCGGCAGGGTACTTCCAGAATATAATC
It includes:
- a CDS encoding P-loop NTPase family protein; translation: MKKVAVFGNAGGGKSTLSKRLSQITGLPLYVLDKIKYQSGGTEVPHEDYKHAHQQILVTDRWIIDGFGCMETLWLRLHEADTLVFIDLPLYVHGWWVTKRLITGYFKPPEGWPSNSPILRSSLSSYRVLWLCHKYLTPKYREYIEQAQSIKNVYHIRSTKQISQFFELI
- a CDS encoding Hsp70 family protein; protein product: MAIAIDFGTSNTVIARWNPVTQQPETLNLPGLSIKQSLNPPLIPSLVYVEDATQNQVLVGQQVRDRGLDLKGETRFFRSFKRGIGADIQGFLPELDGQIVTFEQVGQWFLTKVIEELAPLEGGLDSLVLTVPVDSFEAYRHWLGKVCQALPVEQVRMLDEPTAAALGYGLADQEILLVIDFGGGTLDLSLVRLDQGVQATTKPLGFLLKWGNKSLAEDSKQKVKTARVLAKAGQNLGGTDIDNWLVDYFAKTQELAISPLTTRLAERVKIQLSTQNQASEVYFDDETFESYELELNRDTFENILKEHAFFELLDESMTTLLQQARRQGIELPDINAVLLVGGTVQLPAVQTWIKQYFEPEKIRCERPFEAIAQGALQLAQGIQIKDFLYHSYGIRYWDRRNQRHKWHSLIKAGQAYPMSQPVELVLGASLENQPSIELIMGELGADTGSTEVYFDGDRLITRRMDNTETSVKPLNDQEGARTIAQLTPAGYPGSDRIKILFQVDEQRFLRITVEDLLTNDTLLENQLVAQLS
- a CDS encoding type II toxin-antitoxin system VapC family toxin, which codes for MTFLCDTNIISELVRLQPNSGVVKWAEKVSSIVLSAITVEEIFYGLTSKPNPRIQIWFESFLENDCQVLPITIEIAKRSGELRGQLRLSGKTHTQADMMIAATAQIHQLTLVTRNIRDFDGCGIPLLNPFS